The following coding sequences lie in one Thermomicrobium sp. 4228-Ro genomic window:
- the rplM gene encoding 50S ribosomal protein L13 → MTVKAQKRKYLQRTYVAKPGEVERKWWVVDAEGKRLGRLASQIAAILRGKHKPQYTPHVDVGDFVIVINAEKVRLAGTKERDKIYWRHSQYPGGLRLMTFREMIQKHPTRPIELAVRRMLPKGPMGRKLFKKLKVYAGPNHPHAAQKPEVLNIEA, encoded by the coding sequence ATGACGGTCAAGGCGCAAAAGCGCAAGTACCTGCAGCGAACCTACGTGGCGAAGCCAGGCGAGGTCGAGCGCAAGTGGTGGGTCGTCGATGCCGAGGGGAAGCGACTGGGCCGCCTGGCAAGCCAGATCGCAGCGATCCTCCGTGGGAAACACAAGCCACAGTACACACCGCATGTCGATGTCGGTGACTTCGTGATCGTGATCAATGCAGAAAAGGTACGCTTGGCTGGGACGAAGGAACGCGACAAGATCTACTGGCGGCACTCGCAGTACCCCGGTGGTCTGCGGTTGATGACCTTCCGGGAAATGATCCAGAAGCACCCGACCCGTCCCATCGAACTGGCTGTGCGACGGATGTTACCGAAGGGTCCGATGGGCCGGAAGCTCTTCAAGAAGCTGAAGGTCTATGCAGGCCCGAATCATCCCCATGCGGCACAAAAGCCTGAAGTCCTGAACATCGAGGCCTGA
- a CDS encoding sugar phosphate isomerase/epimerase family protein, translating to MQVLFSTGSLPWLPLNERFRIIAAAGADGIELLLTPHLIHRDPFGLAQRARDFGVPIRAVHAVLAPWRDCTTSELRDSVHFAQTLPDCTVVVVHPPRPIAHAHYWLRALQAARMERDARLKVGVEILGQHTATDRPAPYDSIELFLRFVEEWDLAITFDTAHAASLGWDLVPSLHSCLPRLAHVHLSDAHDRDFKFALANALLRDHRLPGSGRLALGSVLRTLRSSGYARSLTLELSPVPLFAVRPRLIVQRLAGAIAAVRQWLNDPRDPSPSSIPGSTPETN from the coding sequence ATGCAGGTTTTGTTCTCCACCGGCTCGCTTCCGTGGTTGCCGCTGAACGAACGCTTTCGGATTATCGCCGCTGCTGGTGCGGACGGCATTGAGCTGCTTCTGACGCCCCACTTGATCCATCGCGATCCCTTCGGATTAGCCCAACGCGCACGGGATTTCGGTGTGCCGATCCGCGCTGTGCACGCCGTCCTCGCACCATGGCGGGATTGCACAACGAGCGAACTCCGCGATTCCGTGCACTTCGCGCAGACGCTTCCCGACTGTACAGTGGTCGTCGTTCATCCTCCTCGACCAATTGCCCATGCGCATTACTGGCTACGCGCGTTGCAAGCCGCTCGGATGGAGAGGGATGCCCGACTGAAGGTTGGCGTCGAGATTCTCGGACAACACACCGCAACGGACCGTCCCGCGCCGTATGATTCGATCGAGCTTTTCCTTCGTTTCGTCGAGGAATGGGATCTCGCGATCACGTTCGATACAGCACACGCTGCGAGCCTCGGTTGGGATCTCGTGCCATCGCTGCACTCTTGCCTACCGCGTCTCGCACACGTGCACCTGAGCGATGCACACGACCGCGATTTCAAGTTCGCGCTTGCCAATGCCCTGCTGCGCGACCATCGGCTCCCGGGTAGCGGCCGGTTGGCACTCGGCTCCGTTCTTCGTACGCTCCGATCGTCGGGGTATGCCAGATCGCTCACCCTGGAATTGAGTCCGGTTCCACTTTTTGCCGTCCGTCCGCGGCTGATCGTTCAACGACTCGCGGGAGCGATCGCGGCTGTCCGACAGTGGCTCAACGATCCACGCGATCCTTCGCCCTCCTCGATACCGGGCAGCACTCCGGAAACGAACTGA
- the truA gene encoding tRNA pseudouridine(38-40) synthase TruA yields MEVQRYRIDFGYEGTAFSGSQRQPGLRTVQGVLEEALAQLAGQPVRTALAGRTDAGVHAVGQVASCDLPWRHGEATLARALRAWLPEDVVVFRATVAVPGFHARRWAIDREYRYRIWLGKRPPLLLRRFVWTYPGDLDMGLLQRAARLFLGAHDFRSFAGHGMGGPKATTPRIRTITVSEWHVLEPAVERHEREALLLEYRVRANGFLPQMVRTMVAALVRVGSGMEPPDWISELLARHDRRLAPPPAPPSGLVLWRVRYPEDLGEQRFTEHASGTGRER; encoded by the coding sequence ATGGAAGTTCAGCGCTATCGCATCGACTTCGGCTACGAGGGGACGGCTTTCAGTGGTTCCCAACGGCAGCCAGGATTGCGAACTGTCCAAGGCGTGCTCGAAGAAGCCTTGGCGCAGCTTGCGGGCCAACCGGTTCGGACGGCATTGGCTGGGCGGACGGATGCCGGAGTCCATGCGGTCGGACAAGTGGCGAGCTGTGACTTGCCGTGGCGACATGGAGAAGCGACCCTGGCTCGGGCGCTACGGGCCTGGCTTCCGGAGGATGTCGTCGTCTTCCGCGCCACGGTCGCGGTTCCTGGCTTCCATGCTCGTCGCTGGGCCATCGACCGAGAGTACCGGTACCGCATCTGGTTGGGAAAGCGCCCGCCGCTGCTTCTGCGCCGCTTCGTGTGGACCTACCCCGGGGACCTGGATATGGGCCTTCTCCAGCGTGCGGCCAGGTTGTTTCTCGGGGCGCATGACTTTCGGTCATTTGCGGGTCACGGTATGGGGGGGCCGAAGGCGACCACTCCGCGCATACGCACGATCACGGTCTCGGAATGGCACGTTCTGGAACCGGCGGTCGAACGGCACGAGCGTGAGGCACTGTTGTTGGAATACCGTGTCAGGGCGAATGGCTTCCTTCCCCAAATGGTGCGCACCATGGTTGCCGCACTCGTGCGAGTGGGAAGCGGGATGGAGCCGCCGGATTGGATTTCGGAGCTGCTCGCTCGGCACGACCGACGGCTCGCACCGCCTCCGGCACCACCGAGCGGGCTCGTTCTCTGGCGAGTCCGCTATCCGGAGGATCTCGGTGAACAGCGATTCACTGAGCACGCGAGCGGAACGGGCAGAGAGCGATGA
- a CDS encoding nicotinate phosphoribosyltransferase, translating to MSPTPYEIALSTDLYELTMASSYHVLGKSGRAVFSLFIRKFPPHRHFFVVAGVNELLERIQRLTFDDEARAFLRTLPMLRPEFVESLRHFRFEGDIWAVREGTVIFPEEPILEVEAPIEQAQLIETLVLNAIHYPTLVATKAARCVLAAPGKVLVDFGLRRTPSLEAGLAAARAAYLAGFAATSDVLAGARYGIPVSGTVAHSYIESFPSELEAFRAFARTYPGDPILLIDTYDTLRGAEHAVIVARELAQEGRRVRAVRLDSGDLVSLSRAVREILDRAGFPEIQIFASGGLDEYELAALEAAGAPIDGFGVGSKLGTSADAPLADMAYKLVEYDGQPTLKLSTGKRTLVGAKQVWRRVGQNGAYVEDLIALREEPPPGADWIPLLHPVMRRGEIVELPTLEELRQHHRREMERFPSWFRRLDPAGTYPVRLSARLASRQTEAERTVRAREGL from the coding sequence ATGAGTCCGACGCCATATGAGATCGCACTCTCGACCGACCTGTATGAACTGACAATGGCATCGAGCTACCACGTGCTCGGCAAAAGCGGCCGGGCGGTCTTCAGCCTGTTCATCCGGAAGTTTCCGCCGCATCGCCATTTCTTCGTCGTTGCCGGTGTGAACGAACTGCTCGAGCGAATACAGCGGTTAACGTTCGATGACGAAGCGCGAGCCTTCCTCCGCACGCTACCGATGCTTCGTCCGGAATTCGTCGAGTCGCTCCGTCATTTCCGCTTCGAGGGCGACATCTGGGCCGTTCGCGAAGGAACGGTGATCTTTCCAGAGGAACCGATTCTGGAGGTCGAGGCACCGATCGAGCAGGCCCAGCTCATCGAGACGCTCGTACTCAATGCGATCCACTACCCGACACTGGTCGCGACGAAGGCAGCACGGTGCGTTCTCGCTGCACCTGGGAAGGTACTCGTCGATTTCGGCTTGCGCCGCACGCCCAGCCTCGAGGCGGGTTTGGCCGCTGCACGGGCGGCATATCTGGCTGGCTTTGCCGCGACGAGCGACGTTCTGGCCGGGGCGCGGTACGGTATTCCGGTGAGTGGTACGGTCGCGCATTCGTACATCGAGTCATTCCCGAGCGAGCTGGAGGCGTTTCGCGCCTTCGCACGGACGTACCCTGGTGATCCTATTCTCCTGATCGATACCTACGATACGCTGCGTGGTGCTGAGCATGCGGTGATCGTCGCACGCGAGCTGGCGCAGGAAGGCAGGCGTGTTCGTGCTGTTCGACTCGACAGCGGTGATCTGGTCTCCTTGAGCCGAGCCGTTCGCGAAATCCTCGACCGAGCTGGATTTCCGGAGATCCAGATTTTCGCCAGTGGGGGGCTCGACGAATACGAACTCGCAGCGCTGGAAGCTGCCGGAGCGCCGATCGATGGGTTCGGCGTCGGATCGAAACTCGGCACGTCGGCCGATGCGCCATTGGCGGACATGGCCTATAAGCTCGTCGAGTACGATGGTCAGCCGACGCTCAAGCTCAGCACCGGAAAACGAACGCTTGTCGGGGCAAAACAGGTATGGCGTCGGGTCGGTCAAAATGGGGCATACGTCGAGGATCTGATCGCCCTCCGGGAAGAACCACCGCCCGGGGCGGACTGGATTCCGCTCTTGCATCCGGTCATGCGCCGAGGGGAGATCGTCGAACTCCCCACTCTCGAGGAACTTCGCCAGCATCACCGGCGCGAGATGGAGCGTTTCCCGTCGTGGTTCCGCAGACTCGATCCAGCTGGAACCTATCCGGTGCGCCTGAGCGCACGGCTGGCGAGCCGGCAAACTGAGGCTGAGCGGACTGTGCGCGCACGTGAGGGGCTGTGA
- the rpsI gene encoding 30S ribosomal protein S9, producing MVEAARTQQTAHTKLVYYYGLGRRKTAVARVRLYPGTGQIIVNGRPADQYFGNRLLYYVMITEPLRLTGLQDHFDIRARVVGGGLSGQAGAIRHGVARALLRYNPDLRPVLKRAGLLTRDPRMKERKKPGLKRARKAPQYTKR from the coding sequence GTGGTCGAAGCGGCCCGAACGCAGCAGACAGCGCACACGAAACTCGTGTATTACTACGGGCTCGGGCGCCGCAAAACAGCGGTGGCACGTGTCCGCCTCTATCCGGGTACCGGTCAGATCATCGTCAACGGTCGGCCGGCCGACCAGTACTTTGGAAACCGCCTCCTCTATTACGTCATGATCACCGAGCCTCTGCGCCTGACCGGATTGCAGGACCATTTCGATATCCGGGCGCGCGTCGTCGGTGGTGGACTTTCTGGCCAAGCTGGTGCGATTCGCCACGGTGTGGCGCGAGCTCTTCTTCGATACAACCCTGACCTACGGCCGGTACTCAAGCGCGCCGGTTTGCTCACGCGCGATCCGCGCATGAAGGAGCGCAAGAAGCCAGGTCTCAAGCGTGCTCGAAAGGCGCCGCAGTACACGAAGCGCTAA
- a CDS encoding MBL fold metallo-hydrolase, whose protein sequence is MRVIVLGGSAACPNPRQGCSGYLVSDGTINLLLDCGPGIIPELLAHVSLDDLYGILLSHLHQDHMLDLIPLRYGLKYAPGLRRRHLPVWIPPGGRAFFDALGLTLAHDSDGQTSFFEETYEFLEFDPTAPLALEQWHIRFHRTRHWIPCWAMRLEIPGRGTIAYTADTGWDEQLVSFLRGADLLIIEATLPDDASPAEREGHLTISEAGRMATLIEARQVVLTHYWSNNNFALQLAAAVREFGKPVEIARPGLVLELTERTSP, encoded by the coding sequence ATGCGCGTGATCGTGCTCGGAGGCAGTGCCGCGTGTCCGAACCCGCGACAAGGTTGCAGCGGGTATCTCGTCTCGGACGGTACGATCAACCTCCTGCTCGATTGTGGACCGGGGATCATCCCCGAACTTCTCGCCCACGTGAGCCTCGACGATCTCTACGGGATCCTGCTCTCGCATCTCCACCAGGATCACATGCTCGACCTCATTCCGCTGCGTTACGGGCTCAAATACGCCCCAGGCTTACGGCGACGGCACCTTCCCGTTTGGATCCCGCCTGGCGGGCGGGCTTTCTTCGACGCGCTCGGACTCACGCTGGCCCACGACAGCGACGGACAAACGTCTTTTTTCGAGGAAACCTATGAGTTTCTCGAGTTCGACCCGACTGCGCCACTCGCCCTGGAACAGTGGCACATCCGCTTTCATCGAACCCGTCATTGGATCCCGTGCTGGGCGATGCGACTGGAGATTCCAGGAAGAGGGACCATCGCATACACCGCTGACACGGGCTGGGATGAACAGCTCGTGTCGTTTCTCCGCGGCGCTGACCTTCTGATCATCGAAGCCACTCTACCGGACGATGCGTCACCTGCAGAACGTGAAGGGCACCTCACGATCAGTGAAGCTGGTCGGATGGCGACACTCATCGAGGCTCGACAGGTCGTTCTGACACACTACTGGTCGAACAACAACTTTGCGCTGCAGCTTGCCGCTGCGGTACGGGAGTTCGGTAAACCGGTGGAGATCGCTCGACCGGGACTGGTTTTGGAACTCACGGAGAGGACCTCGCCATGA
- a CDS encoding Hsp20/alpha crystallin family protein, translated as MSITAWNPWRELETMRERIDRLFGELARWRGEEEIGIPIDLQETDDAIIVRASVPGVKPEDISVEIRQGVLTIRAESREEREETRGKWHVRERRVGSAYRAITLPVPVREDEAQAMYQHGVLEIRIPKAESAERRRIPVQVRS; from the coding sequence ATGAGCATCACAGCGTGGAATCCGTGGCGCGAGCTGGAAACGATGCGGGAGCGTATCGATCGGCTGTTCGGTGAGCTGGCACGCTGGCGCGGCGAGGAGGAAATCGGAATCCCGATCGACCTCCAAGAAACCGATGATGCGATCATCGTGCGCGCCTCAGTGCCTGGTGTCAAGCCCGAGGATATTTCGGTCGAGATCCGCCAGGGCGTCCTCACGATACGTGCCGAGAGCCGCGAGGAACGTGAGGAAACGCGAGGGAAGTGGCACGTGCGCGAACGGCGTGTCGGGAGCGCCTACCGTGCCATTACCCTACCTGTCCCCGTTCGCGAAGACGAGGCCCAGGCAATGTACCAGCACGGCGTGCTCGAAATTCGCATTCCCAAGGCAGAATCGGCAGAACGGCGACGAATACCGGTTCAGGTCCGTTCGTAA
- a CDS encoding P1 family peptidase, whose translation MTVFTVPGFAVGHWTHPTGRTGCTVILAERPAVAVRDVRGGAPGTRETDLLTAGSLVRRVDAVLLTGGSAFGLAAAEGVVRWLRERGQGFPTPVFPVPIVTAAVVYDLSGPDLVYPDADAGYAACSAARPDGWQNGRFGAGAGTTVGKVFGREGATPTGIGTHFLAVEGGHLAALAVVNALGDIIDPATGRIVAGVRTQDSGWRDSREAILRIPLPDFEAATNTTLVVVVTDLALDYHALTRMAIAAHDALARVIRPAHTIFDGDTVFVLARDEAPTPPTRILKVATATEVAVEQALLASVPPL comes from the coding sequence ATGACTGTGTTCACCGTACCCGGCTTCGCTGTCGGGCACTGGACACATCCGACTGGACGAACCGGCTGTACCGTGATCCTCGCTGAACGACCTGCTGTCGCTGTTCGCGATGTGCGCGGCGGTGCTCCGGGAACACGCGAGACCGACCTCTTGACCGCTGGTAGCCTCGTCCGGCGAGTCGATGCCGTTCTGTTGACAGGCGGGAGCGCTTTCGGTCTCGCGGCAGCAGAGGGAGTGGTACGCTGGCTCCGCGAGCGTGGTCAGGGCTTTCCGACACCGGTGTTTCCCGTTCCGATCGTCACTGCGGCCGTCGTCTATGACTTGAGCGGGCCTGACCTCGTGTATCCGGATGCCGATGCCGGTTACGCCGCCTGCTCGGCCGCACGACCCGATGGTTGGCAGAACGGTCGTTTCGGCGCTGGAGCAGGAACCACCGTCGGGAAGGTTTTCGGCCGAGAGGGCGCCACCCCGACCGGCATCGGAACGCATTTCCTTGCAGTCGAGGGCGGTCATCTCGCGGCACTCGCTGTTGTCAATGCCCTTGGAGATATCATCGATCCGGCAACCGGCCGGATCGTCGCCGGTGTCCGCACTCAGGACAGTGGTTGGCGCGATAGCCGGGAAGCGATCTTGCGTATCCCTCTACCCGACTTTGAAGCCGCAACGAACACGACACTCGTCGTGGTCGTGACCGACCTCGCGCTCGATTACCACGCCCTGACACGCATGGCGATCGCAGCCCACGACGCGCTGGCACGCGTCATCCGTCCAGCCCACACCATCTTCGACGGCGATACGGTCTTCGTTCTCGCACGCGACGAAGCGCCGACACCACCAACACGCATCCTCAAAGTCGCTACGGCAACCGAAGTTGCGGTGGAGCAGGCTCTGCTCGCGAGCGTCCCTCCCCTATGA
- the rplQ gene encoding 50S ribosomal protein L17, producing the protein MRHRKGGRKFGRRTNARKNLFRNLAVSLILHERMTTTLAKAKAVQPIVEKLVTLAREDTDYHRRLARARLGDERAVAKLFEVIAPRFVGQPGGYTRIYRIGQRRGDGAPLALIEFVA; encoded by the coding sequence GTGCGACATCGTAAGGGAGGGCGGAAATTCGGCCGCCGAACCAATGCGCGGAAGAACCTCTTCCGCAATCTCGCCGTGTCGCTGATTCTCCACGAGCGTATGACGACAACTCTGGCGAAAGCGAAGGCGGTGCAGCCGATCGTCGAGAAGCTCGTCACACTGGCTCGGGAGGACACGGATTATCACCGACGTCTCGCGCGGGCACGGCTCGGTGATGAACGAGCAGTCGCGAAGCTCTTCGAGGTTATCGCACCGCGGTTCGTGGGGCAACCCGGAGGCTATACCCGCATCTATCGGATCGGTCAGCGACGCGGAGACGGAGCGCCGCTCGCGCTGATCGAGTTCGTCGCCTGA
- a CDS encoding RNA polymerase sigma factor — MSVSGPMENERERLLTRIEEHLRKLGEEGGGAPTRREWLVQQIVDHYRPLRRFVRREIGRYVAFGVLPSGMLNDEEVTDTVLVRALQHWREAPERGLFRWLRRTARRTVRQLVDQERRRIEHERSLEEPVGYQGDEWPDQVVRLIDILADPKAEIPEQVVLAEETQRILDEALDRLPETWREVFLLKVDGWTDEQIALTEGLAVDQVGRIVEASRAFLADLLRERRQELEA; from the coding sequence ATGAGCGTGTCAGGCCCGATGGAAAACGAACGAGAGCGGTTGTTGACGCGGATCGAGGAGCATCTCCGGAAACTGGGAGAAGAGGGAGGGGGAGCACCGACTCGCCGAGAGTGGTTGGTCCAGCAGATCGTGGATCACTATCGACCACTCCGTCGCTTCGTTCGTCGGGAAATCGGGCGCTACGTGGCGTTCGGCGTTCTTCCGTCCGGCATGTTGAACGACGAGGAAGTGACCGACACGGTCCTCGTGCGCGCCCTCCAACACTGGCGCGAGGCACCGGAACGTGGCCTGTTCCGATGGCTGCGGCGAACGGCTCGGAGAACGGTGCGCCAACTGGTCGATCAAGAGCGACGACGGATCGAGCACGAACGGTCTCTCGAAGAGCCAGTCGGGTACCAGGGCGATGAATGGCCGGATCAAGTCGTTCGCTTGATCGACATCCTGGCGGATCCCAAGGCCGAGATTCCGGAGCAGGTCGTCTTGGCGGAAGAAACGCAGCGCATCCTGGATGAAGCGTTGGATCGACTCCCCGAGACCTGGCGCGAAGTCTTCTTACTTAAGGTCGATGGTTGGACGGACGAACAGATCGCACTCACCGAAGGCCTTGCGGTGGATCAGGTTGGCCGAATCGTCGAGGCGAGTCGAGCGTTCCTAGCCGATCTCCTGCGCGAACGGCGGCAAGAGCTCGAGGCGTAA
- a CDS encoding adenosylcobalamin-dependent ribonucleoside-diphosphate reductase yields MTVPLTESARALLRMRYLRRDDQGRVIESEEELFWRVARAVAAAEDAFANGRRSEEVAEEFYRLLTSLRFLPNTPALINAGTELGQLFACFVLPVPDSLDGIFGAVRDAAKIQQTGGGTGFSFSHLRPRGDLVRSTRRPSSGAVSFIRVFDTASDVIATESVRGGANMAVLRCDHPDVREFINAKRNPALFSRFNFSVLVTDTFLEAARARKEIDLINPRTGAPFSRVNAGDLFDEMVDAAWEVGDPGLLFFDRIQRDNPLPALGPLEATNPCGEVPLLPWEACVLGSLNLKAFVVEQEGGVYLDEDELRRAARLALRFLDNMVEVSRYPKREIEAICRANRKVGLGIMGFADLLLFLRIPYGSDESIAVADRVMRIVQEAAVEASREIAQERGPFPNFPLSRYAERGEPPRRNATVTTVAPTGSISIIAGCSSGIEPLYALAYQHVGEFVGIVEPHPLLLRELSRLGIHDPSLLREIELTGRIGHRTDLPEELRRLFRVATEISPEEHIRVQAAIQRHVENAVSKTINMPYEATRDDVRRAFLLAHELACKGVTVYREGSPRGQVLQVLGHCLSCMGEDVVPEARARY; encoded by the coding sequence ATGACGGTGCCGCTCACTGAGTCAGCCCGCGCGCTGCTTCGCATGCGCTACTTGCGTCGGGACGACCAAGGCCGAGTTATCGAGAGTGAAGAGGAACTCTTCTGGCGTGTCGCACGAGCGGTCGCTGCAGCGGAGGATGCCTTTGCGAACGGTCGGCGGAGCGAAGAGGTGGCGGAGGAGTTCTACCGATTGCTGACATCGCTTCGTTTTTTACCAAATACCCCTGCACTCATCAATGCTGGAACCGAACTCGGGCAACTGTTCGCCTGTTTCGTTCTCCCGGTTCCGGATTCGTTGGACGGCATATTCGGCGCGGTACGCGACGCTGCCAAAATTCAACAGACTGGTGGCGGCACTGGGTTTTCGTTTTCCCATCTGCGACCGCGGGGCGACCTGGTTCGGTCGACACGCCGACCGTCATCCGGTGCGGTGTCCTTTATCCGGGTTTTCGATACGGCGAGTGATGTGATCGCTACTGAGAGTGTGCGCGGTGGGGCGAACATGGCGGTCCTGCGGTGCGATCACCCGGATGTGCGCGAGTTCATCAATGCCAAGCGCAATCCAGCGTTGTTCTCGCGTTTCAACTTCTCTGTCCTCGTTACGGATACGTTTCTGGAGGCGGCGCGTGCGCGCAAGGAGATCGACCTCATCAATCCCCGCACGGGTGCGCCGTTCAGCCGGGTGAATGCCGGTGACCTGTTCGACGAAATGGTCGATGCTGCCTGGGAAGTGGGTGATCCTGGACTCTTGTTCTTCGATCGGATTCAACGTGACAACCCGCTCCCAGCATTGGGACCCCTCGAGGCGACCAATCCATGTGGTGAGGTTCCCCTGCTGCCGTGGGAAGCGTGCGTTCTCGGGTCGCTGAACTTGAAAGCGTTCGTCGTCGAACAGGAGGGGGGCGTGTATTTGGATGAAGACGAGCTGCGGCGGGCTGCGCGACTCGCCTTGCGTTTCCTCGACAACATGGTCGAAGTTTCCCGCTATCCGAAGCGCGAGATCGAAGCAATTTGTCGGGCGAACCGAAAAGTCGGACTCGGAATCATGGGGTTTGCCGACCTCTTGCTCTTTCTGCGTATACCGTATGGCTCGGACGAATCGATCGCCGTTGCCGATCGGGTCATGCGTATCGTCCAGGAAGCTGCGGTCGAGGCGAGTCGCGAAATCGCGCAGGAGCGCGGACCTTTCCCGAATTTTCCGCTCAGCCGCTATGCTGAGCGAGGCGAACCACCGCGACGCAATGCAACCGTGACGACAGTGGCACCGACCGGGAGTATCTCGATTATCGCCGGCTGCAGTAGTGGTATCGAACCGCTCTATGCCCTTGCCTATCAACATGTGGGCGAGTTCGTCGGGATCGTCGAGCCGCATCCACTCTTGCTACGCGAACTCTCGCGGCTGGGGATACACGATCCGAGTCTTCTCCGAGAAATCGAGCTGACCGGACGCATCGGGCATCGGACCGATCTTCCTGAAGAGCTTCGCAGACTTTTTCGGGTTGCGACCGAGATTTCTCCCGAAGAGCATATTCGCGTCCAAGCAGCGATCCAACGGCACGTCGAGAACGCGGTCAGTAAGACGATCAATATGCCGTACGAGGCGACACGCGACGACGTGCGGCGGGCCTTTTTGCTCGCGCACGAGCTCGCATGCAAGGGGGTGACGGTTTACCGAGAAGGTTCACCGAGAGGGCAGGTGCTTCAGGTGCTCGGGCACTGCTTGAGCTGCATGGGCGAGGATGTGGTGCCGGAGGCGCGCGCCAGGTATTGA
- a CDS encoding DNA-directed RNA polymerase subunit alpha has translation MLDFARPRVIQTHAAPTYGRFVVEPLDPGYGTTLGNALRRILLRSLPGAAITRIRIAGVWHEFSTIEGVREDVTEIVLNLKGVRLRALTEFREARATLFAQGEGVVRAGDIDWPAEVEVVNPDHVIATLDNDDARLEMDLWIGRGRGYLPAEAQEIRSIGEIPIDAIFTPILKVNYVVEHTRVGGATDYDRLILEIVTDGTVEPQKALIEAARILVQHARWIAEFESERTEEPTEEWGPSHVDDSRLLSEIGLSQRVLNALRARGIERVSQVLQMRPDQLLGIRNFGPRALQELRERLQENGYTEGPLFTGAIPEVSVSAGESEEE, from the coding sequence GTGCTCGACTTTGCACGACCGCGAGTAATCCAGACTCATGCGGCACCGACCTACGGGCGGTTCGTCGTCGAGCCACTCGACCCAGGGTACGGTACGACGCTCGGAAACGCCTTGCGGCGCATCCTTTTGCGCTCGTTGCCAGGTGCTGCGATCACGCGCATCCGCATCGCTGGCGTCTGGCACGAGTTCTCAACGATCGAGGGTGTGCGCGAGGACGTCACTGAAATTGTGCTCAACCTCAAGGGCGTTCGCTTGCGCGCTTTGACGGAGTTCCGCGAAGCGCGTGCGACGCTCTTCGCGCAAGGCGAAGGGGTGGTGCGAGCTGGCGATATCGATTGGCCGGCGGAAGTCGAGGTCGTGAATCCCGACCATGTCATTGCGACCTTGGATAACGATGACGCTCGATTGGAGATGGATCTCTGGATCGGGCGTGGCCGCGGTTATCTGCCAGCTGAGGCGCAAGAGATCCGTTCGATCGGAGAGATTCCGATCGATGCCATCTTTACACCGATCCTCAAGGTCAACTATGTCGTCGAACACACCCGGGTTGGTGGTGCGACGGACTATGACCGTTTGATCCTGGAAATCGTGACCGACGGAACGGTCGAGCCACAGAAAGCGCTGATCGAAGCTGCACGGATTCTCGTGCAGCATGCCAGATGGATCGCCGAGTTCGAGAGCGAGAGGACCGAGGAACCGACTGAAGAGTGGGGACCATCGCACGTGGATGATTCGCGACTTCTTTCGGAGATCGGGCTGTCGCAGCGTGTGCTGAACGCGCTGCGCGCTCGGGGTATCGAGCGAGTCAGCCAAGTGCTCCAGATGCGCCCGGATCAACTCCTGGGTATTCGCAATTTCGGCCCCCGAGCGTTACAGGAGCTCCGGGAGCGGTTACAGGAAAACGGCTACACTGAGGGACCGCTCTTCACCGGAGCGATTCCCGAGGTGAGTGTCAGTGCCGGTGAGAGCGAGGAGGAGTAA